One Treponema primitia ZAS-1 genomic window, GGCTGGGACGGAGATTGGGGCCTCGGCTACCACTGCAACTCCTGCGGCCATAGTGATACTGTGGATATCCGCAAGGCGGCGGGGGTTAAGCTCGGCTGGCGCATAGACTGGCCCATGCGCTGGGAGCACGAGCAGGTTGATTTTGAGCCCGCCGGTAAGGATCACCATAGCCAGGGCGGTTCCTTCGATACTGCCCGCCATGTCAGCAAGGAAGTCTACAATTGGGAAGCCCCCGTCACCTTCCGCTACGACTTTATCGGTACCAAGGGCATACCCGGCAAGATGTCCAGCTCCTCCGGCGTGGTGGTGGACCTCAAGGATGTGCTGCGGGTTTACACCCCGGAGCTGACCCGATACCTCTTTGCGGGAACCCGGCCCAATACGGAATTTACCATTTCCTTCGATCTGGACGTGATAAAAATTTACGAAGACTACGACCGGCTTGAGCGCATCGCCTGGAAGGTCGAGGAAGCCAAGGACGAAAGCGCCTACCGCAAGGCCCGGCGGATCTACGAACTTTCCCAGGTGGATTGGGACCCAAAGGGCCCCCAAATAATGCCCTACCAGATCCCCTTCCGCCACCTCTGTAACCTAATTCAAATCGCCGACGGCAACATAGACCAAGCCGTAGCCGGCCTGGAAAGCTCCGGCAGCGGCCCCAAACCGGAGCAGCTACCCGGCCTAAAAGCCCGGGCGGAACGGGCCAAATACTGGGCGGAAAACTGCGCCCCCGAAGAGTTCCGCTTCCGCCTGCGCGCCCCCGGCGAACAGGCTGCCCTCAGCGAAGCCGAAACCGCGGCCATACGGGATCTGCGGGATACGGTCATCGCCGGCATCGGCCAATACGCCGACGACAAGTCCTGCGCCGAAGCCATCTACAAAATTGCGGAAGACCACAGCCTGGACGGCAAGGCACTCTTCCGGGCCGCATACCAGGCCCTAATCGGCAAAGACCAGGGCCCCCGGCTTGCAAACTTCCTGCGCTCAATCAACCGGGAACGGCTCTTGGGGATTTTGGAGAAATATTAACCGTAAAGGCTAAGTAGGGATTGTATTATCCATCTTTCCCTTTTCGACTTTTTTGCGGTTCATATTTTTTAAGGAGCATATATGAAAGTTAGTATTCTTAGCGGTATTTTCCTTAGCGCCATGGCGGTAAATAGTTTTGCTGCGGACAGCAGTATTTTCAGTTACCGGGTGGGGCAGATCGAAGTTCATATGCTGGTAGAAACCCGGGGAGCGGGGAACATTTCCATCCTGATAAACCCCGACAGGGCGGCCCTGGACCGCTATATTCCCGGGGGGACCTATACTTCGGAGATCAACACCTTTCTTATAAAAACCCCGGACAGTATCCTTGTGGTGGACACCGGTTTCGGCGGGGCCATCCTGAATTCTATAAAGACCCTGGGCTTTGATCCCGCCCAGGTGGACGCGGTACTCCTAACCCACATGCACGGAGACCATATCGGAGGCCTCCAGAAAGACGGCAAGGCCATCTTCACCAAGGCCCGGGTGTATCTGGCCCAACAGGAAAAAGATTTCTGGATAAAACCCGGCGCTCCCACGGCGGGTAATTCCGCCGCCGCAGCCCTGGCCCCCTACGGAAACCGGGTGGAAACTTTCCTCCCCGGGGATTTAGGCGCAACCATTGCCGACCTTATCCCGGGAATAAAACCCATCGCTGCCTTTGGTCACACACCGGGTCACACCGCATTTATGGTAGAGTCTGCAGGTAAGAAGCTCCTCATCTGGGGCGACCTGATGCACGCCCAGCTCATCCAGTTTCCCCTGCCGGAACAATCGGTAAGCTACGACACGGACCCCATCGCCGCTGCGGCAATCCGCAGGCGGATCTTGGAATACGTCGCCCAAAACAACATTCCTATCGCGGGGATGCACCTGGTGTACCCGGCCATAGGAACCGTCAGGAAGGCAGGGGACGGCTATTGGTTTACCCCGGCGGAGTAGGCGGCAAAATATACCGTCAAAAAAACCCGGTCTATTACTAAACCGGGCATGGAGATATCAGATTACTCAGACCTTTGAGTATTCCAGCGTTTTCCAGAGCTTGTACTACTATTTTGTACAAGTCTTACTTGGTTTGTATAGCTTATACTTCCTTCAGAATAACGGTATTCGTTATATTCCAAAATAACCCAATCAGTACCACTGCTTAAATTCGTATTTGCATAAAGTGAATTTTGATCTCCATCGGGAGAACCAAGTTTATTTGTATTAAGAGCCAGAGCTGCATCATAGGATATGGAAAGTAAATACTGGGTAGATTTATTATCATTACTATCTGTAATAGTATCAGTTTTTTGACTATATGCACAACCATTAACCGTTGTACCATTATCGATAATCATGGTCCCTGTGCTATCTTGTTTTACATATTCTGCATTGTGTTCCCCTATTATAGTTAGAATATCGCCAACCAAAGTGTAGTTTTTTATATCCTGTTGTTCCGTTGACCCCGGTAATTTCCATTGTCCGTCTTCCCACACATTTGAAACATTAAATGTTATTTGTGTGTCCGTGAAAGTAAAGGTGCCTTTCATGTCATCTTCACCATTTCTTTTATTTAAAAAATTGTTTCCTGAAAACACTAAACCTCTATCTGATTCAGCCCAAAACCATGTCCCTTCAAATTTAGTGTTTTCAACATTCCTAGACCAATCCACCATGGATGCTTTAGCAACTGTTCCACTTCCATTAGTGAATGTTACTGTAGCTCTTTTATATGTGTGTGAACCACTTGGACCGGTCTCTAAGAGTACTATAAAACTTCCTGAAGCATTCCATGTATTACCTGATTCCAAAAGCAAAGTAACGGTGTTATCACTGACAACAGAAGATAATCCAAGGGTAACATATGTACCATGGTCAAGTCCATCTCCGATATCATCATCATTTAATGTAGATGAAAATATTTTTATTTTGAACTCCCCACTTGGTA contains:
- the lysS gene encoding lysine--tRNA ligase, translating into MDTKNERLSPAHWADETAAKIIREKGEKEQYTCASGITPSGTVHIGNFREIISVDLVARSLRDLGKKVRFIYSWDDYDVFRKVPKNMPKQEELEKFLRFPITMVPDPWDRDTSYARHHEVDVETMLPEVGIHPEYLYQAERYRASRYAEGIRKALEHRDTLKTILDKFRDEDHKIQGEWWPVSVFCDHCNKDDTDIDGWDGDWGLGYHCNSCGHSDTVDIRKAAGVKLGWRIDWPMRWEHEQVDFEPAGKDHHSQGGSFDTARHVSKEVYNWEAPVTFRYDFIGTKGIPGKMSSSSGVVVDLKDVLRVYTPELTRYLFAGTRPNTEFTISFDLDVIKIYEDYDRLERIAWKVEEAKDESAYRKARRIYELSQVDWDPKGPQIMPYQIPFRHLCNLIQIADGNIDQAVAGLESSGSGPKPEQLPGLKARAERAKYWAENCAPEEFRFRLRAPGEQAALSEAETAAIRDLRDTVIAGIGQYADDKSCAEAIYKIAEDHSLDGKALFRAAYQALIGKDQGPRLANFLRSINRERLLGILEKY
- a CDS encoding MBL fold metallo-hydrolase, with amino-acid sequence MKVSILSGIFLSAMAVNSFAADSSIFSYRVGQIEVHMLVETRGAGNISILINPDRAALDRYIPGGTYTSEINTFLIKTPDSILVVDTGFGGAILNSIKTLGFDPAQVDAVLLTHMHGDHIGGLQKDGKAIFTKARVYLAQQEKDFWIKPGAPTAGNSAAAALAPYGNRVETFLPGDLGATIADLIPGIKPIAAFGHTPGHTAFMVESAGKKLLIWGDLMHAQLIQFPLPEQSVSYDTDPIAAAAIRRRILEYVAQNNIPIAGMHLVYPAIGTVRKAGDGYWFTPAE